A part of Candidatus Thorarchaeota archaeon genomic DNA contains:
- a CDS encoding thiolase domain-containing protein, whose protein sequence is MVSAAQTKFGRLKGLTLREIFGEAVDKATIHSDIPKEDIQAAFIGTFIPEMLVHQGHTAPLLIDFAGMRGIPATRHEAACASGATALRSAIMAIESGLYDTVLVAAAEKMSSVSTNKATEALAAAADDKFESSMGLTFPGVFGIAAVSHMEEYGTTEEDMARIAVKAHKNASTNPLAQFQKPISLEKAMDSRYIAWPLKLFDCSPISDGGAALVLTSNEKAKEYTDTPVKIAGTGQASASMNLCDRAHLTSFDASIAAGKTAYEMADLGPEDIDVAVVHDCFTIAEIIASEDLGFFEPGHAVDAIRDGETELDGSKPINPMGGLKAVGHPVGATGVKQIVVIYKELLGEAGKNQVPNHDIGIAHNFGGTGASSVVTIMRRYDA, encoded by the coding sequence ATTGTAAGTGCCGCTCAAACGAAGTTCGGGAGATTGAAAGGCTTGACCCTTCGTGAGATTTTCGGTGAAGCCGTCGATAAGGCTACTATTCATTCAGATATCCCGAAAGAAGATATTCAAGCCGCATTTATCGGAACATTCATTCCGGAAATGCTTGTTCATCAAGGGCATACAGCCCCCCTTCTCATTGATTTTGCGGGAATGCGTGGTATTCCAGCAACTCGACATGAGGCTGCATGTGCTTCCGGGGCTACGGCCTTGCGATCTGCCATCATGGCGATTGAATCGGGACTCTACGATACTGTACTCGTGGCTGCTGCTGAGAAGATGTCTTCTGTTTCAACGAACAAAGCCACAGAAGCTCTGGCTGCTGCAGCAGATGATAAGTTCGAGTCAAGCATGGGCCTGACGTTTCCTGGAGTCTTTGGTATTGCCGCTGTGAGTCATATGGAGGAATACGGCACTACTGAGGAGGACATGGCGCGAATCGCTGTCAAGGCACACAAAAATGCTTCAACTAATCCCCTTGCTCAATTTCAGAAACCGATTTCGCTAGAAAAAGCGATGGATTCACGATACATCGCTTGGCCGCTAAAGCTATTTGATTGCTCTCCCATCTCTGATGGTGGTGCTGCTCTTGTACTCACTTCAAATGAAAAGGCGAAAGAGTATACTGACACCCCGGTAAAAATAGCTGGGACTGGTCAAGCATCAGCCAGTATGAACCTCTGTGATCGGGCTCACCTCACCTCATTCGATGCTTCCATTGCAGCTGGCAAAACCGCCTACGAAATGGCTGATTTAGGCCCAGAGGATATCGATGTGGCTGTTGTACACGATTGCTTTACCATTGCTGAAATTATTGCATCTGAAGATCTTGGTTTCTTTGAGCCAGGGCATGCTGTAGATGCAATACGGGATGGTGAAACCGAGCTTGACGGCTCAAAACCGATTAATCCAATGGGTGGCCTGAAAGCAGTTGGACATCCTGTCGGAGCCACTGGCGTGAAGCAGATTGTAGTCATCTACAAGGAACTCCTT